GCCGAGGCCCTGGAGAGCCAGGAAAAGCGCAAGCGCGGCGAGGCCGGTGAGGACATCGACATCGACGTAAGCGTCGAAGGTGATGCCGCCGACAGCGAAGCCGGCGGTGTGGATATCGACATCGACGTCGGCGGTGACGCGCCCGAGGGCGAACTGGCGCAGCAGGGTGGCGGAATCACGGCCGAGCAGGTCGTGGCCATGACCGAGCTGCAGGACGAACTCGACCGCGTGCGCGACCAGCTCGAACGGGTCGAGGCCGCCCGACGCGACAACCACGACAAGTTCATGCGTACACTTGCGGAGCTCGAAAACTTCCGCAAGCGCGCGGCCAAGGAGCGGCAGGAAATCGTTCGTTACGGGCATGAGAATCTCGCCCGCGAGCTGCTCGGTGTGATCGACAACTTCGAGCGCGCCATGATGGCCGCGCCGGCGAGCGAGGGGCTCGATCCGCAGGTGAAGTCCTTCGTCGACGGCGTGCGGATGACGCACGTGCAGCTTCTGCAGACGCTCGGAAAGTTCGAAGTGAAGCCCTTCGATTCGAAGGGCATGAAGTTCGACCCGGCCCGCCACCAGGCGATGAGCCGGGTTCCGGCGCCCGACGTGGCGCCCGATACCGTCGTGGAAGAAATGCAGAAGGGCTACACCCTCCACGAGCGGTTGCTGCGCCCGGCCATGGTGGCGGTCGCCACCGGGGCGGACGAGGCGGCGGCGCCTGCCGCTGCTGCTCCGGAGGCCGCACCGGCAGCGCCGGAAACGCCCGAGGGTTCGGGAGAAGATGTGAATTGAATTGGTTTGTCGCCGTGGGGACGGGGCGGACTGTGTGACGATTTGGGAGAGAGCGCCCGGCGCAAAGGGAATCGGGGAACAGGGAGCAAAGGTTTAGTATGGGCAAGGTAATCGGCATCGACTTGGGAACGACGAACTCCTGCGTGGCCATTCTGGAAGGCCAGGATCCCGTCGTGATTGCCAATGCAGAGGGCTCACGC
The sequence above is a segment of the Chrysiogenia bacterium genome. Coding sequences within it:
- the grpE gene encoding nucleotide exchange factor GrpE, which produces MAADEPKDIAAALFAEALESQEKRKRGEAGEDIDIDVSVEGDAADSEAGGVDIDIDVGGDAPEGELAQQGGGITAEQVVAMTELQDELDRVRDQLERVEAARRDNHDKFMRTLAELENFRKRAAKERQEIVRYGHENLARELLGVIDNFERAMMAAPASEGLDPQVKSFVDGVRMTHVQLLQTLGKFEVKPFDSKGMKFDPARHQAMSRVPAPDVAPDTVVEEMQKGYTLHERLLRPAMVAVATGADEAAAPAAAAPEAAPAAPETPEGSGEDVN